The following DNA comes from Lates calcarifer isolate ASB-BC8 linkage group LG2, TLL_Latcal_v3, whole genome shotgun sequence.
TTCTAACACAGAAGCagttaaacacagagacatgtttgaTCACAGCTACGTTATAGAGGGAGGTAAAACAAAGTGTCTGCACTGTGACAACATgaaggagcagagcaggaggttttctctctgttttactcATTAACATCTTCataactgttgttttctttcatccacttcagctCCAGGACTTCAGCTGCTGTGACGACGACgactcctcctgcagagacacaacatgttAGTAACAGGACATTATTACTATTTAATTTAAGTTACTGATAATGACTATGTACAACCAATATTTAGTTTCTAATTATTATGATCTACATTACTATCAATACTACTGATTACTACTATTACATACCAGTGACGAATTATTGCCCTTAATTATTACTGTTTAATTAACAGTTAATTAACAGTTACCAAaaaatagattattattattatagtgaTGACTAATAACATTAGCAAGTAACTACAGCACTACTACTTTTGTTTCCCTGTGTGAGAGCTAATTAAATTGCTTATTTTCTAattctgttaatgttttaataaactgtttttttttttttaaaaaaaggtcctgaaactttaaagaaataaaaatctgttcttaCCTTCACTTTTAGTGGATTCATTGGTTTCTGTGagttcacctgaaaaacacaatatttatttaaaaccaaaatacacaacattaattaaaaataactaCTTCTAACAAGGCATGAGTGGTTATTAAATTAACTGAATCTTAGACAGAATATTAGTCAATACTTTGAAGATATACAGTTTAATGTTTCTGAGTTACCTGGATGGACGCCTGCGCCTCTCTGTCTTGGATCTGGTctcatggatgaagtggtgacaccaggtggaaataaaagagaaagtcCTCATTACCCACTTAATCTAAAACcattatatattttacattacagctaaatcacaacattttccaaagattacacacattttaagaagctggaaccaacacatttttaaaaatgaatcttATGTTACTGAGctgtacttcttccaccacagacacaaacaaatctgaACAAAACTTTGTAGCATGACAGCAGGAAGAGTCGTAAAATTAATACTGATACTTTGAGTGAATTAAAGGTCTGAAGACCTGCACACACcatttacaaattaaaaattgtTCAGACTTTCAATTACTGAACATATTCATGGACACCACATACAGTTTAACATCGGagagttgatgtaaagctgaaTTACCTGGATGGACGTGTCTCTGGActcatggacaaagtggtgacactgtggaaataaaagagaaacatacacagGAAAATTAAAGATCCACAATTACCTAATCCTCATCAACAATTTCACCCTGAACCATATAAATATTCTACACTGTATCTGAACCACATTTTCTAAGGATCAAGATCAGAGGGAGTTTGAGGAGCTGAGCAGTTTATTGAGAAGAAAAACCATCAGATCCACATCCTTCAGAAACCGAGGCCAACAAACCATCTTGTCATCAAACTGTTTCAGTGTCTATCAACTCATTTCCACCACAGTCAGTCAAACATTAACTGGAACATTAGAGCATGAAGAGTTTTAAAGTCttagtctttttattttaatgtaaggCTGCCCCTTCTTAACACATATTTAGTTAATATTAATCTATCtttgtgttgatttgttttactttgataaTTAAAGGTTCAATAGTTTATTTACATTACTCATTTTCATTAAATGGATAATGAGTTCCAGTGATGCTGATTGACAACAACTTTACAGTTGAATAAACTTTTCATTTGATATTAAACTGATGAACTTTCTCTATTGGTTATACATTTCCATACATAGTATCTTTATTATTGTTCAATATTGATAAGTACAGTGTTGTTTGCAACTGCATTGAGATTTTGATAATGTAAAATCAAACTTAAGTAAAGACATTTGACTATTTTGACTGAAACCTAACAATTTCAAAgtttaaaacatatttgtccCACAGCAGAcgttttaaagagtcaaactgcagctgagataatgacagagtcagactgaaaagaataaagtCACACTGACCTTGTGGAAAtcttcacgtctgtctcttctgtcagctcagctgtttcctgcttcaactctcagtcctgaggagaaaaacacaacaaacattcatgtaaAGCTGCAACTGTTTAAACCATCAACACAGAAGGATTCTGGgtattgaagttcaaactgtcaaCAAACAATTAAATGTGAAGGTAAAAGCTGTGTTGTTCTATCTGTGAGGTTCTCAGttcagtaggaaccaatgaGCCACAGAAAGAGTTGGGAAGTCCTTTATATCACGTTAACATGAGCTCATGTTACAACAACAACCTCTCCTTCAAACACCACCTCCCTCACATCAGCAGAACCTGCAATACAGCTCATCTTCACCTGccttcatccatccattgaCTCACCTCTACTTTTAGTAATTATACTTCAGTCATATGTGATTGAGAGTTTTAATGGACCTTCctcttcttattaacacataattaattaattggtctttgtttaatgtattaaaaccaataaaaactGATTAGGTTTAATGTTTGTCTACTCTTATTTTCATTAGTAATTTAATTGGATCAACAAATTAAATTACTGGCTCCAGTCTCAGCTTAATAAACTGTCTGCTTGATCACATATGATGGGACATATTAGTTATTGAACTGATTTTAGATATAGAACTGTATGATCAAACTGATTTTATAGTATTTAAACAACTACTTACACCATCAGAGTAAAACACAGGAATTTTGCGTACTGAAGTACAAACTCGTGAAGGTAAAAGCTGAGATCTTCTGTGTGTGAGGTTCTCACTTCAAACATCTGAAAGTCAGACCAAACTATCAGCGTTTGTTAAAGAGCACGCGGTCTGGCTGAAATATATCCCGAAACAGACAAAAAAGCCAAGAGAGgctcattgtgttttcattagtCCACCTTTCACTCGtgtcagggacgctttagtcacagaaacacaaacacaaggaatAAAAATCGACTGGAAATTGAAATAAGGGCAAAATGCTAATGCTCGCCGCTAATTAGTTAGCTCGTTAGCTTACCTTAGCTCCGCAGGTGTGTTGAGCGTCCAGCCTCAatcgacaaaaacagctccaaagcttgtcTAAACATCCACACTTCCTCAGTTCTTCACTAACAAACCTAACAGATGACAAAACAAGTGACAAAGCGATGACTCAAACGTTGGTTTTACTCTTATTTTTACTGGTTTCTCCGACTCCGTTTCTTTGTCGCTCCGCTCTCCACTCCGCACATCACGTTCAATGACGACACACGCCAGCCCAACATCAGCTGATTGGTCGGCTGCCAGCAAccgcttctgattggtcgaaaTAATTTTAATTAGCGGAAGTTGTTCGAAGTGTCGCATTTATATACAGgataaatgtgtaatttattcATAGTTTACAATTACCGTCAAAGCACATCATGGTGGTTAGGtatttttaataacatttttcttttcaatcgTCAAAATTTTAGTCTCATACAGATTGTATGAAACctgcacacattcattttgtctTACAATCttgcttttaaaatgaatcaatGTGTTCATAGTATTTATGTTACAGTTGGTGATGTAATTATTAAGAAGACAGGATCactcacatttttaaatgtcaatttTTGGTAGGgatttaaatttcagttttagttaaatatatatatatatatacagaaaCCTGCCTGCCTAACCACCTATCTATCTAAAGTAAAACttcaaaaacaataataaaaaaaacccagacaAGCACATCATTCATAGTTTATTTATTGAAACTAAAAAAAGAACGAGCAGGTAATGATGTGACTCAAGCAAACAGAGATACAGataaaaataatgcatttgAAAAGGTCACTTTTTATTATAAAACCCCAAAGATGAATTCAATGAaagccctcacacacacactcacacacaaacacacttgtttAAGCTACACTACTGCGATAGTGTTAATTATTGTTAAGAGAATACACCAAAGCCACTTCCCTTGAAGGATAACTCTTGTATTTTTGAATCTCAGCCTGATTTTCCAGTGTCTGGGTGtgaatgattgatagggacaaaaatctttggaattggtgcagcattgatcaagaacagtgtgCCTGGCCACTGTGAACAGTTGCTGCAACttattatttttgtctctctaaATCActtacaacaaaaacatgacaaaataaggcccagattaaaaaacaacagacttatcctttaacaACAGCCTGATATATTTGTGCAGGTCGTTTCCACTGCTGATAAATCACACTCTTTTTAAAAGGTCACTCACTCTTGAGGTTGGCAAACACTGTTTGGTCATGATGAGGGATGTTAGCTGTGCCGTCACCACGCCTCACACGTGTATCTAAACGCATTATGACACAAAAACCCAGAGCATCCACAGCACcaagacacaaatacacaagtcTTGTCCACatccaaagaaaaacacagtgacagggagcaaaaatatgttttcaaatcTATTATTTCTCAAAGCATCATAACTCTTGATATCTCTGTACATGATTCTAAGCAAAAATTAACCTGTATAATGTATGAAGATGATTAAAATAATACTATGAACTAGagtgtttttgttcagcttGTAATATGGCCCTGTGATTCTGTCTGTTCAAACATCAGTAAAGGAGGAAGCCTCGTTATTGATCATATATAATCAACCCTACGACTGATGCAAGTTTTCAGAAAGAAGAGCATGTATTCGTACTATATGAAGCTCTAAATAAATCTTAGTTTTCCATCAAGAATCAACAAGTGCAGCTTCAATCTGAAGGGGGATTTAAACTCCTGTGCAACACAGCaaactttaaacacacagaccAAGAAGCAAAAAGGGGTTTATCAGCTTTTTGGTCCATAGTTGATGTATTGGACAGTATATAGCCATCAATATACATAATAATCCAAActggagtttgttttttttttacttttaactgCTCCTGCTTACATTAAGGTTGAGCTACTGAGCAGTGAGCACCTTGAGTCCTGCACACAAGACTCATTTGagacattttgagtttgtttctgttagTCTGGTCTTTGGTGAGACTCAAATTTCATCTGTAACATGAGGAATCAACAAAACCTCTAACACGGTATCTGGAAAAGTAAAATACTTAAAGCTGCAGAATGTGACTTCTGGAGGTAAAGAAGCCGACAGTCAAAGAACTGAGTCGCATCCTGCAGCTTTTACTATTCCAAAACAGAGGTGTGGAGCAAAGCTTTGTGCCTTTTTAAGCCCAGATAATGAGTTTCTATGTGGTCTCTTAGTGTTGAGTCATTCAGAGATAACTCGTCctccctgtctgctgctgcacagagagaaacaaagtgatctgaaaatggaaaaggaggaggagggggtagAAAAGAAAAGCCAGACAGGAGACCTGAGGACGTCTCACACAGTGTCGAAGCACTAAGAtgaggtgaagagagaaaaggaatgaaaaggaaaggGGATTTGAAAATGTCTCCTTCCTcgttctcttttttttttgttgttgttgcaggaCAGGGAGACAGGTCATCTTGGCGGATGAGGTGTGGGGGAGGGTCATCATTGCCGAACCTCCACATAGTTGGCTGGGAACAGACCGTAAGCTCCTCTGCAGACGCCTCGCCACCAGCCCTCGTCAATCATCTCAATGTTGGTGATGATGTCGTCAGGGTCAAAGGAGATCTCGTCGTCACCGGCTGAAATGAGAAATCACAGGTAAGTGACATATACGTATATAGATACATTAATTAGCCATTAATCTCTGGAATGAATATCATAAAATAACTGAGCTACGCCGCTTCACCTGAGCATCTACCTGGCTGAACTGCTGCAGCTAACACACAGCTTAGCATAAGAAACTACAACAAGAGCTGTGCAGTATCATGAAGCATGATCATCATGGCAAAGTAAGAACGTCTATCATTCCATATGATGGTTTGCGATCTTACACGCCACCACATGGGCACAGGCAGAAACATGAATACAAACATGGAGAGTGAAGGTGAGACAAACCGGGTCGAACAGAAGGAGGATCAGCTGAGACAAATCCAGGAGCTCGTTCCTAAACGAGGAGCTACCTCTGTAGCATGGACGTGGTTTGGTTTGCACAACAGACTCAAACAATAGTCCTTTCCATGTGTTCATTATATATAATGACGTATATCAGCATATGATATTTTGGTTGTATCTCATATCGTATCGCCCTAATTACAAAGTGTCACCAGGCTCTCCTAAAAAaaactgatggttttcaacTGGTCACCAGCGCAAACTTCAGTCTTACCTGCTTGGTAGTCGTACAGGGCCACTGCTGTCACCCCGAGGTCCTCACCGTACTCATACTGCTGCCCATCTGCAAGACAACAAAGGTTTGTTACTCTGAGTGAAGAGACTAAAGACCTGCTCTGGTTGGTTCTACAGGACAACACTGGTCGCATGAAtcttgtgttttgtattttattacttGAAGTATTTGTACTGCCAATGTTCTTATGTGctgtatgttaatgtgtgtttaatgaaccaaaaataaaacttttcatgGCTTTATACTTTCAACATGTGGCATCTCAAATCACAAGTAATTTATTGAGCATaaataccaaacatttgctTGTTTCCCTGAACCAATCAGGTATTAAAATGAGAGGTAAAGAGTCAACACCAACAGTAATAAACCCAGAGCTTCACCTCCTGCTGCGGTCTCCTCTGGGGTCTGGTACAGGTCCTCCTCCTGGGCGTACTGGTTCTGTGGCTCGGTTTCATACAGCTGTTCTCCGTTCTCCTCGTTGGCATCGTAGGAAGTTTCCTCTATGTTCTAATGAGGCAAATATAATGTGTCAGGCTTCAGGCTGCAAAGCTCACGTTGGAAAGTATTTGAAAACAGATTAAGTGAGATTTCACTATGCAGAGTGTACTGCTACAGGCTATAAAATACTTCAGTTTATTATGAGCTTCTACTACAGCCAATACACACATAACTGTGCAATGTCTGTATTAAGTTCAACCTCAGAAGATCTGACACCACCAATGATCAGTCACAGGAGACATCAAATCCTTTTACCATtaatactttaaatacatttttttgacaatacTTAGATACTTTTACTCAAAATGTATCAACTCTTGGCCAATATGCCCTGAAATACAGAGGTCCATTACTTTggaaaatcatcagaaaaatcCTAGAGGGGAGGTTTTATATTAAGCCCCCATGGGTTTCTTAATCTCCTGCACAATATCTgctatgtttgtttatttatagatACTTGGTTTTATCACTTATGtaataaatagtaaaaaatataaagtaaataaatcatttttactTATAACAAAGTATTTTCATAAAACTTTTACCTTCGTAAAGGACGTGAATACCCCCAGCATTGCTTTAACATGCTTTTGTTATATAACAGGTTATATTTACATCATGTTTATGATTCTATTAATTCTTTAGGGTTAAGCTGAAATACTGGGAGACTGCGATATTTTCTGAGACTTGAAAATCTCATACTGTTGTAACCCTCATGTGCTCCACTTGCAATAATCCTCCAGTAAAGTTAGCTTTTTGTTTGCACCACCATATCCACTGTATGTTTATAATAACAACTGACAGATCAGCCTGACATGCAAACATTTACATAATGAGGTTCATATCTGAAATCAGCTGTACGGTCTATTTTAAGGCACCTGTGACCTGCTCCTCTTTATATAACCAGTTTATCTCTGGCTGCgtcttttcaacatttttgttaTATAATCACTAACTCACATGGTATGTCGGCGCTGCAGCCGACTGGACGGGCGGGGTCGGACTGGGAGTGGGACTGGGACTGGCGGCGGGGGCGGGTGCGGGAGATGGTGCCTTGGGCGCCTCCTCGATTTTACGGCgtgcctcctcctgctcctgcctctCCTTGGCCTGTCGACGCGCTCGCTCCTCCTCAGccctcttcctgtcctcctcctccttctgcttGGCGATGTTCTCGAAACGGGCCTTGATGCTTCCTGTGCTGCTGCCGGCTGAAATGACAAAGTGAGATAATGATGAGTTCAACACGTCGCCAGAGTTTTCTGACTCAAAaaacagctgatgatgatgaaagcTCACCAGCCTCCACAGGTTTGGTTTTCTGGTAAGACGAAGTCGGCTTCTCCACCTCGTCAAATGTCCCTGCACTCTGTTCaccagagagataaagaaataaGACCATGCCCTCTACACACAACTATATACGCTGACAGTCAATGAAAAAGCATCACCAACAGATCAGTGTTATGAGAGCTGCTCCGGTgttagcattttatttttgttcattacaAAGCAAAAAAGTTGAATTGTCTCTATAACAGTCAATTTTCAAAGCAAGATGATGTTTCTAtggtaaaatattttcaaatcttcAAGGCGATGTGTTTTCATTGACCTATTAGGACAACCCCCTGAGATGAACCATCTCTTCAAGGTGCTTCTTAACACAAATATTCTGACAATGCAACATaacacaaaacagcacagaTACAATCAAACATGCATAAGCTCTCCCAGGCCTCACCACTCGTATACACACTGATTCCCCTTATCATGCCACAGTACATTAAGAAAGTACATTTGaggatgaataaaaaaagacGCCTTAAAGACATGGAAAGCAGTAACATCTAAGTGAGTTGGGCAGGATGTTCCAATCAGATGGGgctttgaatttaaaaatgcatgtcgACCCATTTCTTTAGAAATTCTGGGAACAAAGAAGAAAGGATATTCTCTATGTCTTAGATTATATGTTGATCTATATGGAAATAAAAATTGTTAAAAGTAAGAATGATAGTTAAAGAAAATGCATTTGAAAATAAACTGCACCCAGTGGTGATTCCTTCTAGATTTAGCAGCTCATCAGTTTGGCAACTCGTACATAAAACAGTGATGTGGTCGATGAGACCGGGAGGATGAAGAATTGTTTCTGAGGTATTCTGATAAATAATATTTGCATAATCTTCAGAACTTGTTATCGTTACCACAGAGTTAATATGAGGCTTAGAAGAGAGCTGAGAATCAAGCTAGAGTTTCTCAGGTGGCGTCCCATCAATAAAACTAACTGATCACTTATTGGTTAAGTTCATAAGGTCATATCTGTCTTCTTATTCAGTAAAATGTAGTAAAAAGTTAGTTAGTGGAAAATCATTTTTGAACAGCATTAAAATCCGTCTGTACTGTACACTGAATGTCTGTGCTGAACTTATAATCACACACTCACCTTATCCATCCGGTCATTCTGGACACCAAATTTCCCCCCGAACCCTTTAGAATAATCTGGTAACAGAGAGGAGATAAATAAaggtcatttcctgtttcacttTAATGATTCAACCACAGTCAGCATCATCAGAACTTGTTGTCCAGAGCAGTCCTGAGCCTCTTTCATCATACTCTATTAAAAGCATAAAGCAGGAGCTCGGTGTGAAACGCTCTCTGGTCTGCAGGAGTTCAGATGAAGCAGACTGTGGACTGATGGAGTCAGAGGACAGGCTGATGAGCTCATGCAAACCTGTAGAGAGGAggaccaaaaaaataaaactgagagcagacagtgacagcagaaGGACTGACATAAGCCAGATGATTGTGGGGGTCAAGCAGCCATCGtggttcagtctctgtgctgaaGATCAGCCATGTCTATGTGGTGGTCGCAGCCAGAGGCGTCAATAAGATGCACTGTGGCTGTCATGCACATAATGGAtgcacaagcaaacaaacagcatcacagcagcagcagaggtggtgACTGGAGAGGGGGAAGGCCGAGGTGATATACTGCTGTATAAATATGAAAGTAGACACCACATTAAGCTCCAGACGTctgttacttcctgtttgaacaCTAGAAACTAAAAGTCTTCATATAATAACAGGAAGaccatgacattttaaaactgtatcTAGCAGGTTTATTTGTAGGATATTTATAAAAAACTACAATACTTGACATCACCTGGCCCATAAATGAAGACTGTTTGTAGTGGGGTGCAAACACATTTGTCATTCAAGTGCTGgcaaaaaaagataaaaatagcAACAAAAAATTGCTAAGGATTTGGGAGAAACATACCACACCTGAGCAGCAGACCTGACAGAAACTGACTAACTTTAACAGAAGAATTCAAGAATTTAACTGATTACTATAATGTCATTTGATATCAAGACAAAATGCCTGATTTATTTCAGATTAAATCTCCAAAAATAGTTGCACACATATCATAGTGACATGTAGCCAAGAGGAGagtttcagttttctttgcAGATGTTTTGAGAAATCTGACGTAGTTTCATAACTGGGACAGCATCAGATGTCTTAAACCCTGCAAAATAATTTTATCAGTTTGTGCTGCAGAGGTGGGAGGGTATGTAACAgtgtgggggtgagggggggtggtggtCGTGGGGGTTATCTGACAGAAGACGTGTGTCTGTCAGGAAAGGAAGATGTGTCCATCActtgaaagaaaacagctgttactgaggaggaggaggaggacggagcCAGGGAAGGAGTACTAAGCTAAGAGGaaggtttttttggggggggtgaGGATCAGGAGGGGTTTCTGGGGTTGGGTGGGTGTCGTGTTCAGGGGGAGTATCTGTGCCTTTCTGGGATTCGTGCTTGGCCAGGCTCTCCTTGTGCTCATATCCCAGGGCACACTGGTCCTGCCTCTCCTTCTCTACCCCATACTGC
Coding sequences within:
- the LOC108894200 gene encoding src substrate cortactin isoform X3 — translated: MWKAAAGQSINVAVDDGGDDWETDPDFENDVSEKEQRWGAKTVAGSGHQEHIDIHRLRETVSTEHTSLKQKELETMPKASHGYGGKFGVQQDRMDKSAVGHDYQSKLSKHCSQTDTSKGFGGKFGVQADRVDQSAVGFEYTGKTEKHASQKDYAKGFGGKFGVETDKVDKSAVGFEYQGKTERHESQKDYVKGFGGKFGVQTDRQDKSALGWDHQEKLQLHESQKDYKRGFGGQYGVEKERQDQCALGYEHKESLAKHESQKDYSKGFGGKFGVQNDRMDKSAGTFDEVEKPTSSYQKTKPVEAAGSSTGSIKARFENIAKQKEEEDRKRAEEERARRQAKERQEQEEARRKIEEAPKAPSPAPAPAASPSPTPSPTPPVQSAAAPTYHNIEETSYDANEENGEQLYETEPQNQYAQEEDLYQTPEETAAGDGQQYEYGEDLGVTAVALYDYQAAGDDEISFDPDDIITNIEMIDEGWWRGVCRGAYGLFPANYVEVRQ